GTCGATCCAGTAGGTGTCCGGATGATGACATGAAGCGCAAGTCTTCATGCCATTACCGGTGCGGGGGTCGAAAAATAAGGCTTTGCCAAGTGCGATAAGCTCGGCCTTATCTTTCGATGGGTTTTCGGGTAAAGCGGCTAGTTCACGTACCTTGCTATTGTTGTACCAAGTGGCAGCTGGCCATTGCGTTACCGATTTACTATATTGTTGGCGTAAGGTTTCTTCAGGTTGAGGGACAATCGTCGGATCTTCTGGCGTAGCCTTATCTTTGCCGCAGCTGTATACAATGATAGCTGCTAATGCGATCATGATAAAATGCTTTGTTTGATTAGTGACAAACACGATTAAAACGAATTGATGAGGCGTATTAGTTTAAGGTGATATAATACGTATCCTCCAATAATACTTTTCCTGACTTGTCCACCATTTTTAGCTTGTTGATTCCACTACCCATTACATTTGAAGGTATAGGGATGGTAACTGTCATTGCGTTGACATCAAACATCACATTGTTTATACTATATTCTTTATTCAGGTTATCCACTGCGATGAAATGGTCAAAATCGGTTTTAAAATAACGCTCATAAAGGACTTTACTCTGCAAAGGAGCCACAAAGTTCTCTCCTTTTTTAACGCTATATAACAGATTGTTCTTTATTAATACATTGAGGACGCTAGGTAAGACAGCTTCAAATGAATCGCTTACAATGGAATAACGGCCTGAAACCAATTTGATCTTATAGCCAGTACCTGCTTTGAAGTCATCTGGAGCCGTAAAAGTAACAGCAAAATTAGTCGGTACTATATTTTTGCTAAACAAAAGTAATGTTTCTGTTCCGTCTTTATCTATTAAATAGCCTTTAGTTTGTGTCTCGCTAGGGATAATGTTTTCTCCGATAAAAGTAAACGTATTCGGATCAGTGATGTAGTATTGACCAGACGATAAACTATTGAATGTAGCTTGCACGATGGGCTGATTGTATTGGAAGGTCAATGTGTAATTTTTGCTGGATCCGTCCTGTGCGCGAACAGTATAGGTGATGGGTTTTTCGGATTGGAGTTTTATCGGTGTACCTGATGCCGGGGTAATAGTCGCTAATTCGGAAACTTTAATCGTAGGTGTAATGCTTTCGGGTTGCTCCACTAAGGGTGGCCAATATAAGATAATCCGGTCATCCACAATGCTGGCTGATAAGGTTTTACCATCAGCGTCCTGAATGTTAAAGGATTCGATGTCATTGAAGGGTAGGCTAGGATATTCGGTTTTACAGGACGAGCATGCTAGTGCTAGCACAAAAATAGCCAGGAATTGAAGGATATGTATTTGTTTTTTCAAAAATGAGTGTTGCATAATTTTTTTGGTTAAAAAAATCGTTATGCGGATGTTGATTAGGCTAAAAAGATCCGCAACCCATCCACCAGGTTGCGGAATCTTTCATTCATTAAATAGGAAAGACTATAATGCCTTAACTTCGATATTGGTATCTGCTTTTACTTGTAATTGACCTGCCACTACTTGTTGGCCAACATTTGTAAAGTTAATTAACTTAACCGCATATGAAGCTCCGGAAGAATTTCCGACCAATACGGTCAAAGGTTGGATTGCTTGGTTTGCATGGCTATCTAAATCATATTCATACCATTCGCCACTGCCCTGTGATGATACCGGAGTCGCTGTTGCCCAATCTGATGCTGTAACGGAAGCGATGTCTTTTGTTACCGTTCTGATCGAATAAGATCCATTAGCCTTGATAGAACCATTTACATGGCTAAAGAATGCAACTTGACCGGAGCTACTCAGGCTTTGTGCACCTGTAGCAAGGTCTACATATACCGCAGGCCAAGTTGCTGCAGCGGCTGGACTCCACCATTGACCTACAACAGTGTAGTTACTATTTGCTTTGGCCTGGTTTAAAGCCAAAGGAGCTGTTGCTGATCCTGCTGTTGGGGCTGCTGCCCATACTGCTGCCGATAGCACAGTCACGGCCATCGCTGATTTTAAGATAGTTTTGATGTTTGAGTTCATGTTGAGATCTCCTCTTGTTTTAATTTATTTAATTTTGATGCCACCATGGCATACTGTGGATGCTTGTTTAGGATTCCGTTATTGTACTTGGAGACAACTGTGTCTTTACAACATCGGCCCAGTCTTTAAATTGGAATTTGATCTGCAAATTATCAAAGGTTCCGATTGGCAGAGTCGCTGGTAATGAAACTGTTATTTCGGTACGGTTATTAGATTTAATAGTCAATGGATAATCTTTTCCATTGAGTGTCATGATAACGGCCGTAGGATCTAGAATAACCTTATCTAGGCCAGCTTTTATGGTCCAATCTTTATTTTTTGCGAGATTTAGACCCAATAAGCTAACAATTACGTCAGGTTGACGATATGTAATTTTGAGCGGATTGGCTAATGTAATTATATGGTTGATGTTGGTTACCTCTACATCATAGGTGCCTGCTTTAATATCGGACGGAATACGGTTTTCTCGTTCAGTTCCCGTATAACTTAATTGATAACCAACATTTCCTGATACTTTCAAGCTATTGGGCGTAGCCATCTTATAGCGTTCTTTGGTCTCTTGATTAATCAATGCGATACTGACCAATGCGGGATTGGTATGCATGAAAGTCCCATTTATCGCTGGAAATGCACCTCCAGGCCCTTTTGTAAGTGAAATGGAAGATGTCGATGCAAAAGTCGCTTCAAAAGATGGCGTACTTTGTAGCTCAATCTTTAAGCTATAGGTTCTTGTGGTACCTGTAGCGGACTTTACGGTATACGTCTGTCTTTTTTCATCTGTTTTAACGGGCAAAATTTCTTCTGTTAAACTGGCTCCGTTAGCAACTTTAATAGTCGGATCGATGACGAGCAAGCCATAATAATAAGGGAGATATACCGTAATTGTATTGGCCTCATTGTCAATGGCACCGTAAATGACATCATCATTGGGGAGGTTGGTGACCTTGTATTCGAGTACCTTATCTGCAGGAAGTAAGGCTAATTCTTCCGTTTTGGTGCAGCGGGTTAGCAGCAATCCTAAAAAAAGGAAGCTTAAAATGCTGTATATTCTTTTCATGTTAGTTTAGTGTCTAAATCAGAATGCGTAGCTTATCGTATTTAGTTAGCAATCACAAATTTGGTACTACCAGCTTTGGCAAGTACATATTGGAATGTAAAGAATGGTGTTGGTGAATCTTTAAACCAGTCTTTTGGATTCAAGAGGTCTTTGTAGATACTTTGTATCTTGATCTTGGCGTAGTTCCCCTGGGCTGTACGGACGATCAATGTATTGCTTTCGATGGGATAGCAAACGTGTTTTTTGTTTTCCGCTCCACCACCTTTGATTACGCCATCAAAATCATATAAATACCAACCTAGGCCTTCACCAAACGCTCCTGAGTCATCTGTGCCATAGGCTTTTTCACCTTTTCGGAATTCGACATCTGAGGGGATATCGATTACATCTTCAAATTTTTTCTTGACAATTAAGATACCACCTTTCCCTGGACCACCCTTACCAAATCCGTTTGCTGTGTTGTTGCAATTGATAAAACTGCGGTATATTTCTGAGCAAGAGATATCCCACCGTGCGGTTAGTTTATAATCCGGCGTCACAGCTTTGTTCTGTTCCAAACTATAATATATTGGTGATTGCGCTGTGGTTGGTGCACTACCCGCGGGTAAATCTTCGCCAAAATTCTTAACCGTAATCAAGCGATTGAACATAGCTTCTGGTGCAACTGGATCTGGTTCAGGCTCTACTGCTGTGGGCTCGCTTTTGCTGCAAGACCCCAACACAATTAAAAATGCCAATACCGGTATGAATTTTAATAGTTTACTGCGTTTCTTTATTGTCATTGTAACTTGTTTTTTTTGTTAGTTGATAACTTGTCCCTTTTCTATACATGCAGTAGGGATATTAGTATGTTATTTTTATTTAAATTTATTCTAAATAATAGTAAAGATAAAATCTTTTGCTGATAAAGTGTATATGAAAATTGGTATTTAATATATTTTTTTCGGTTTTTGATTTTTGGTTAACGAAGCAGCTGGATCTTAAACCAGCTGCTTTATTGATACTATTTAAATTCTTGGTAATCGATGGAGTAGAAAACCATATTGCTTGCTTTTTCACTTGCATTTGGTTTTCCATCTGAATAGATGCTGTTCATGCGTACTTTAAATAATGGTTTTTTATCTTTTGATATTACAAGTGTTCTATTTTCTACTACAGTTACTATATGATTGATCATACTATAATTGCACCAACCTGATTCAGTTCTAATCCTTTCCGTTGCAGGAGGGATAATCATTTTATAGATTTCACTGGCGTTATTCTCAATAGAGATTAATTGGTCGGAAGCTTGGACTTGATCAAAATTTTTATCAATATAGGATAATGTATAGCCCTTTTCGGCATTCGTTTTTAAAGTTACAGCTGCTGTCCCAGATAGACTTAACATTTTGTCAGCATCGCTGGTTGCATCATTCTCTTTGAAATCAAAATAATAATCTGCTGATGCAGTTGTTGTCGCTTTTCCATCTTCACCGATTGTAAATTGTTTGAAGTTACGAAGTGAATAGGTATTGCCTGTACGCTTGATTGTTCCTTGTGTATTGATGGTTTTGGAAACTTTTGTTAAATCAACAGTTTCACCGTCTTTGACCATAACCTTAGCTTGGTATTCTGGCTCGACTTGCTCCACCTTATCATCATCCTTGCTACAAGAAGTAAAACCTAAACTCAATGCACATAGTAGTGCTGCTGTTGTAAATAATCTATTCATCTTTAATTTAATTGTGTAATTTTCCTTATTATAATGTGTTTGTATTTAAATCTTTGCTGCCATCCTGCTGTACATAATATTTAAATGTATAATACGGGGCAGGCCAATTGAGGTTGGTTACCGCCGCTGGATTTCCCTTATAGGCATTGATCAGTTGCAACTTGGCATATTTGCCATCGGGTAAGCGAATCGCATAGGTACGATTGGGAAGCGCCTGCATAATATGGGTGCTTAAGCTATAGCGAAACCATCCATCAGAACCATCGGTTGCTGCCCAGCCAATTTTGTTTACTTCACTTTTATTAAACTCTTCATCCGAAGGGGCTACAGTGACACTCTGATAGGCTTGTCGCAGTAAAACCACAGCGGTATTATTTGCCTGGCCGCCATAACCCGGATTGTATTCATGCTGGGAATTGTTCACATAGATCTCCGAATTGTAAGGACCTGTAAAGGCAATATCCCAATCTTTTGTTTTAAGCCACTGCGCAGAATCGGCTTTGGTCTTAACCCAGATTTGCTTTTGGTCTTTAAAACGAAAAAGAAATATAAAAAATGGTCTTTGCTCTTTTCCTTCAGTACCTTCGCCCATGGCTGCATCGGTATCGCCAGCAAGATCTCTGATCAGAGTACTTTTGCCATCTTCCAATCCGATAGTATAATCTTTGTCTTTCCCGCAGGATACGACTGTCAATAGCAATAGTGCTGAAAAAATACAACGGCCAATCTTGTGAAAGGAAAGCCAGATGCTACATTCTCCTATAATCATGCGAATCGTTCTCATCTTTTATCTTGTACTTGGTGTGCTAAATTCTTGTTCATTAGTGCTTATTATTCTTTTATCCAACGGTAGCTGACACCACCCATAATAACCCGTCCAGGCTGCCCGAGTAGATAACGGCTGGTAAAATTGAATAAGTTGTCACCGATCAGGCGGAGGGTCAATCTCCTGTTCATCAGACTCTTTTCCACAGTCATATTCACCAGTGTGTGATAGGGGATAAAGATGTCGTATTTGTCGATAAACTGGTTGCCATTGTATTCCTGAAAAGGTGTGGCACTTCTGAAATTAACCCGCGCGTTTATGTTGACGCCCCAGGGTTTATACTCATATTGGGCTTTTGCATTGAACATGTGTCTCGAACGGTCCTCAATACCCCAATAATC
The Sphingobacterium multivorum genome window above contains:
- a CDS encoding HmuY family protein, whose product is MTIKKRSKLLKFIPVLAFLIVLGSCSKSEPTAVEPEPDPVAPEAMFNRLITVKNFGEDLPAGSAPTTAQSPIYYSLEQNKAVTPDYKLTARWDISCSEIYRSFINCNNTANGFGKGGPGKGGILIVKKKFEDVIDIPSDVEFRKGEKAYGTDDSGAFGEGLGWYLYDFDGVIKGGGAENKKHVCYPIESNTLIVRTAQGNYAKIKIQSIYKDLLNPKDWFKDSPTPFFTFQYVLAKAGSTKFVIAN
- a CDS encoding HmuY family protein; translated protein: MRTIRMIIGECSIWLSFHKIGRCIFSALLLLTVVSCGKDKDYTIGLEDGKSTLIRDLAGDTDAAMGEGTEGKEQRPFFIFLFRFKDQKQIWVKTKADSAQWLKTKDWDIAFTGPYNSEIYVNNSQHEYNPGYGGQANNTAVVLLRQAYQSVTVAPSDEEFNKSEVNKIGWAATDGSDGWFRYSLSTHIMQALPNRTYAIRLPDGKYAKLQLINAYKGNPAAVTNLNWPAPYYTFKYYVQQDGSKDLNTNTL